One Loxodonta africana isolate mLoxAfr1 chromosome 4, mLoxAfr1.hap2, whole genome shotgun sequence genomic region harbors:
- the HOXC12 gene encoding homeobox protein Hox-C12, with protein sequence MGEHNLLNPGFVGPLVNIHTGDTFYFPNFRASGAQLPGLPSLSYPRRDNVCSLPWPSAEPCNGYPQPYLGSPVSLNPPFGRTCELARVEDSKGYYREPCAEGGGGGLKREERGRDPGPGAGPGAALLPLEPSGPPALGFKYDYAAGGAGEGGGAGPPHNPPSCQSLESDSSSSLLNEGNKGAGAGDPGSLVSPLNPSGGLSASGAPWYPIHSRSRKKRKPYSKLQLAELEGEFLVNEFITRQRRRELSDRLNLSDQQVKIWFQNRRMKKKRLLLREQALSFF encoded by the exons ATGGGCGAGCATAATCTCCTGAATCCCGGGTTTGTTGGGCCGCTGGTGAACATCCATACGGGAGACACCTTCTACTTCCCCAACTTCCGAGCATCCGGAGCGCAGCTGCCGGGGCTGCCTTCGCTGTCCTACCCGCGCCGCGACAACGTGTGCTCGCTGCCCTGGCCGTCGGCAGAGCCGTGCAATGGCTACCCGCAGCCCTATCTTGGCAGCCCAGTGTCGCTCAACCCGCCCTTCGGCCGCACCTGCGAGCTGGCGAGAGTGGAGGACAGCAAGGGTTACTACCGCGAGCCATGCGCTGAGGGAGGCGGCGGGGGCCTGAAGCGTGAGGAGCGCGGGCGCGACCCCGGCCCGGGGGCCGGGCCTGGGGCAGCACTGCTGCCGCTCGAGCCGTCGGGGCCGCCTGCGCTTGGCTTCAAGTACGACTACGCGGCGGGGGGCGCCGGAGAGGGAGGCGGCGCGGGACCCCCGCACAACCCGCCCTCGTGCCAGTCGCTGGAATCCGATTCCAGTTCGTCCCTGCTCAACGAAGGCAACAAGGGCGCTGGTGCCGGCGACCCTGGCAGTTTGGTGTCGCCGTTGAATCCCAGCGGCGGGCTCTCGGCCAGCG GCGCACCCTGGTACCCGATCCACAGCCGTTCACGGAAGAAGCGCAAGCCCTATTCGAAGCTGCAGCTGGCCGAGCTGGAGGGCGAGTTTCTGGTGAACGAGTTCATCACACGCCAGCGCCGAAGGGAACTCTCGGACCGCTTGAATCTTAGTGACCAGCAGGTCAAGATCTGGTTTCAGAACcggagaatgaaaaagaaaagactccTGCTGAGGGAGCAAGCCCTCTCCTTCTTTTAG